Genomic window (Xylanimonas protaetiae):
CGACGACGTCCACCGGTCGCGGTCCTCGACCCAGCGCGCGGCGGCGACCCACGCCACGTCCGCGCCGTGCTGCGCCGCCCAGCGGAACGCGGCCTTGTTCGACGTCGCCCGGTAGCCGTCGAGGAGCCCCGCGGCCGCGAGGACGGCCGACCCGGTGCACACGGAGGTCACGAGCGCCGCCGGGGCGGCCCACGCCGCGAGCCACGCCAGGAACGGGGCGTCCTCGACGAGCGCGCGCGTCCCGCGGCCACCGGGGACGAGCACGACGTCCGGCGCCTCCGCCGTGGCGTACGCCGACGTCGCCTCGACGCGCGTGCCCTGCGAGGACCGGACGAGGCCCTCCTGCGGCCCGACCAGCTCGACCCGCACGCGGTCCCCGACGACGCTCAGCAGCTCCACGGGCCCGAAGACGTCGAGCAGCTCGAACCCGTCGAAGAGGACGATGGACACGCGCCTGACCTGGTCCGACATGCGGCGATCGTACGGCCGCGGCCAAGCCGTGGCTCTCGTCCACGTCATCACGCACGGCCCCACGATCGATGCGCGGCTCGTGGGCGCGCAGGGCTCCCACCGCGACGAGTCCGCCACGCTCTGGCTCGACGGCGCGGCGACCAAGCCGCAGCCGTGGCGGGGGCGGCGGGCTCGGCCCGCCGCCCCCGCCGCCGACCGGTCAGATGCTCAGGCCGCAGGTGTACCCGTTGCGGCTCGCCTGCAGCGCGTCCCCGACCTCGTCGGCGTCGCCGACGACGCGGACGTCCGCGACGGCGCGCAGCTGCTCGGCGAGCCCGGCGTCGGGCGTCATGCCGAGCGCGACCACC
Coding sequences:
- a CDS encoding DJ-1/PfpI family protein, translating into MSDQVRRVSIVLFDGFELLDVFGPVELLSVVGDRVRVELVGPQEGLVRSSQGTRVEATSAYATAEAPDVVLVPGGRGTRALVEDAPFLAWLAAWAAPAALVTSVCTGSAVLAAAGLLDGYRATSNKAAFRWAAQHGADVAWVAAARWVEDRDRWTSSGVAAGMDMAHALLARLLGPDAADLAATVAELDVHRDPAWDPFARVHGLVDEPPAVS